A single region of the Brachypodium distachyon strain Bd21 chromosome 3, Brachypodium_distachyon_v3.0, whole genome shotgun sequence genome encodes:
- the LOC100833705 gene encoding zinc finger CCCH domain-containing protein 19: protein MDEGPGPVGEMLSPGEAEWPPELRLPPPPPIHEPAPPPPPAPSAGSGHRLTAWLHAPPAVPSPTKKEPSPPRHSEGFDDSHFLGSIMGAAAPLQQQQQHPAVAEAPVLVKRKRGRPPKNRDGAAAAPAPPKPVKKTDGEEVVCFICFDGGSLVVCDRRGCPKVYHPTCIKRDESFFRSRGKWNCGWHICSSCEKAVQYMCYTCTYSLCKGCIKQGKFFGVRGNKGFCDTCYGTILLIESKDEDVAKVRVDFDDKSSWEYLFKLYWLDLKGKHSLTLEELISAKSSWTVQSYSARKEKEESSGERYDANNDHDASSDSSSKKRKRCTSLRKRGRKRQTHGGITARKYEISNKVAESLPKEVPFEGTNLLGDPKWASLELLEFIGHMRNGDQSQISQFDVQVLLLEYIKQNNLRDPRKKSQIICDTRLSSLFRKPRVGHFEMLKLLELHFHVKETPRVNGDTQRTLDPDSAQVDGGGYSEMAPKLSSDKRRKTHKKVERDPQADLEDYAAIDMHNINLIYLRRSLMEDLIDDVAAFSEKITGAFVRIRISGVGQQQDMYRLVRVLGTHKVAERYSVGKKTTDYALEISNLDRKEVITMDTISNQDFTEEECKRLRQSMKYGLISRLKVGDIHEKAKIFQSLQINDLLENEKQRLSNLRDRASEIGRRKELRECVEKLKLLNTPEERERRINEVPEVHVDPHMAPDYESAEEWNDKTTVDCTIKRNGSDLLFHGGKGAESNSVMYTTQKNSDTSCHTSLSPPTEGVSDKPGTGSNINLPSANGWNIPRPGIDLNNTAGESASVSSSGVVPSDTEPEKVWHYKDPSGNVQGPFTLSQLSKWTSYFPHDMKIWLTFESEENSLMLTEVLAKQQKDLIRPTPVINNSKSTSAGPGKDRSDSSMAENITSPIGYNVLYSSGLPKQSADRSPPRIKGPNHLGEALPSATSWEPPKNAPTSCVQTQHRANYSCTIPSSVGSYGPPGSHAEGVPKEKAGGKNNTQEAGGLWSPTPPPHKSQISQSSMEPHPVACTTKKQLQIVSNSNSLAGSVENLNMQMDFGPQKVLTPSQQSERDLTISLGTSSSPEFKTQEGACWSLTTKPTAHDEIQFSIASAKPESRSNPVEGSNSNSAFGLPSQSGTAARSPQSAPFTCSSNSSKTEKTMDLHKTCPADASKAPVHQLPEPKIDLVSYPGTQEQYPSPTPKLERKESSMNKSGSTTVEPEDSATKAYDRSLTAFVSETSGQPSSKIVDLQLFKETSCVEERDLKHGGVPLAKRDNIIVNPVTDAEAIAVSNVLESLTEQNCGTYNMHGATPSENFAPVSVEEERPQCSSPIALSPWGEQSYYQGEAVDSALWGVQDDPSNDMWSLSSPTPALQPSSGLRVDGKDTSCIIQDMIVAQGNSAVVEMSPTPEEKKTEKCNSSASTASGVPEQVKPKSSAASGSSLRSTKTSDGQPPVSFLDRSTKASGGQPLDSSLEGCTKASDGQPAVSFLDRSTKVSGGQPSGSFLEGSTKTSVWQPSGSSLEGSTKGSGWGSSLEGSTKGSGWGSALEGSTKACWLQSSSSPEGRKASGWLQSSSSPEGRKASGWPSSVRESSKVNSTSNASQNRNSSSHQTTAPSAKNYSEAPRRHGNTNQSSGWGEAVGNNRSWHSSSGNASRGSQSSQHHDRYSHGNESRRGSSNHSRRPDHRQDHGSGVQSRSFSRGQSQRGICKYYESGNCRKGSSCYYIHR from the exons CCCGGTGGGCGAGATGCTATCCCCCGGCGAGGCGGAGTGGCCACCCGAGCtgcgcctcccgccgccgcctcccatcCACGagcccgctcctcctcctcctccagcgccaTCGGCAGGGTCGGGCCACCGTCTCACTGCGTGGCTGCACGCTCCTCCCGCCGTGCCGTCGCCGACGAAGAAGGAGCCGTCCCCGCCTCGTCATTCCGAGGGGTTTGACGACTCGCACTTCCTGGGATCGATCATGGGGGCTGCGGCCccgctccagcagcagcagcagcacccggCCGTGGCGGAGGCGCCGGTTTTggtgaagaggaagagagggaggcCGCCGAAGAACAGAGACGGAGCGGCTGCCGCACCTGCGCCGCCCAAGCCGGTGAAGAAGACggacggcgaggaggtggTGTGCTTCATCTGCTTCGATGGGGGCAGCCTTGTGGTCTGCGACCGGAG GGGTTGCCCGAAGGTGTACCACCCCACGTGCATCAAGCGCGACGAGTCGTTCTTCAGGTCCCGTGGCAAGTGGAATTGCG GTTGGCACATCTGCAGCAGCTGCGAGAAGGCAGTACAGTACATGTGCTATACCTGTACTTACTCCCTCTGCAAAGGATGCATCAAACAAGGCAAATTCTTTGGTGTTAGAGGGAACAAGGGCTTCTGTGATACTTGCTATGGCACTATATTGTTGATAGAATCCAAAGATGAAGATGTTGCAAAG GTTAGGGTTGATTTTGATGATAAAAGTAGCTGGGAATATCTTTTTAAGTTATATTGGCTGGATCTTAAAGGGAAACATTCATTGACATTGGAAGAACTAATCAGTGCCAAGAGCAGTTGGACTGTTCAAAGCTATTCTGctaggaaagaaaaagaggagTCTTCTGGTGAACGATATGATGCAAACAATGACCATGATGCCAGTTCTGACAGCTCTTCGAAGAAACGGAAACGGTGTACCTCTCTAAGGAAAAGGGGGCGGAAGCGTCAAACTCATGGTGGTATTACTGCAAGGAAATatgaaatttcaaataaagTTGCTGAAAGCTTACCCAAGGAAGTACCATTTGAAGGGACAAACTTGTTAGGTGACCCGAAATGGGCCTCATTGGAGCTGCTGGAATTCATTGGGCACATGAGGAATGGTGATCAGTCTCAGATTTCCCAATTTGATGTTCAGGTTCTTTTGCTCGAGTATATAAAGCAGAATAACCTCCGTGATCCTCGCAAAAAGAGTCAAATTATTTGTGATACAAGGCTTAGCAGTCTGTTTAGGAAACCACGTGTTGGTCATTTCGAGATGTTAAAACTTTTGGAATTGCATTTTCATGTGAAAGAGACTCCAAGAGTAAATGGTGATACACAAAGAACCCTTGATCCAGATTCAGCTCAAGTAGATGGTGGAGGATATAGTGAGATGGCACCTAAATTAAGCTCTGATAAGAGGAGGAAAACCCATAAGAAGGTTGAAAGAGATCCACAAGCTGATCTAGAGGATTATGCAGCCATTGACATGCATAATATCAATTTAATTTACTTGCGTCGCAGCTTGATGGAGGATCTTATTGACGATGTTGCTGCATTCTCTGAGAAAATTACTGGTGCTTTTGTAAGGATAAGAATTTCTGGTGTCGGCCAACAACAGGATATGTATCGTCTAGTTAGAGTCCTTG GTACACATAAAGTTGCAGAACGATACAGTGTTGGTAAGAAGACAACAGATTATGCACTCGAGATATCAAATTTAGATAGGAAGGAGGTTATCACAATGGATACAATCTCAAATCAGGATTTCACAGAG GAGGAATGCAAACGTTTACGCCAGAGTATGAAGTATGGTCTAATTTCTCGACTTAAAGTG GGAGACATCCATGAGAAAGCTAAAATCTTCCAATCCCTGCAAATTAATGAT TTGTTGGAAAATGAAAAGCAGAGGCTGAGCAATCTCCGTGACCGTGCTAGTGAAATTGGACGCAGAAAAGA ACTTAGAGAGTGTGTAGAAAAGTTAAAACTTCTGAACACTCCTGAAGAAAGAGAACGCAGGATTAATGAAGTTCCAGAAGTACATGTTGACCCCCATATGGCTCCTGATTATGAGTCTGCTGAAGAATGGAATGACAAAACAACCG TTGATTGTACAATAAAAAGGAATGGATCAGACCTGTTATTTCATGGAGGAAAAGGGGCAGAATCAAACTCTGTGATGTACACGACACAAAAAAATTCTGACACCAGTTGTCACACGAGTTTAAGTCCACCTACAGAAGGTGTATCAGATAAACCAGGAACAGGAAGCAACATTAATTTACCGTCAGCAAATGGATGGAATATTCCTCGGCCTGGTATTGATTTAAACAACACAGCAGGTGAATCTGCGTCAGTTTCATCATCTGGAGTTGTACCAAGTGACACAGAGCCAGAAAAGGTATGGCACTACAAGGACCCTTCAGGAAATGTTCAGGGACCATTTACACTTTCCCAGCTATCCAAGTGGACTAGTTATTTCCCTCATGACATGAAAATTTGGCTTACATTTGAGAGTGAAGAGAACTCACTGATGTTGACTGAAGTGCTCGCAAAGCAGCAGAAAGATCTCATTCGACCTACACCAGTTATCAACAATAGTAAATCCACATCGGCAGGCCCAGGGAAAGATAGAAGTGACTCAAGTATGGCTGAAAATATCACTTCCCCAATTGGTTATAACGTTCTCTACTCTTCTGGATTACCTAAACAGTCTGCCGACCGTTCTCCTCCAAGAATAAAAGGTCCTAACCATTTGGGCGAAGCTTTGCCATCGGCAACAAGCTGGGAGCCTCCGAAGAATGCTCCGACTTCATGTGTCCAGACCCAGCATCGGGCTAACTATTCATGCACCATTCCATCTTCTGTGGGTTCATATGGACCACCAGGATCTCATGCTGAGGGAGTCCCCAAAGAAAAGGCTGGGGGGAAGAACAATACTCAAGAAGCTGGTGGTTTGTGGAGCCCAACCCCACCACCACACAAGAGTCAAATTAGTCAGAGTAGCATGGAGCCTCATCCTGTTGCGTGTACTACGAAGAAGCAATTGCAGATTGTTTCTAATAGTAATTCGCTAGCAGGATCTGTGGAAAATTTGAATATGCAGATGGATTTCGGTCCACAGAAAGTACTCACTCCTTCACAACAATCTGAGAGAGACCTTACCATTTCACTTGGTACTTCCAGTTCACCTGAGTTTAAAACACAGGAAGGTGCTTGCTGGAGTTTAACAACAAAACCCACTGCTCATGatgaaattcaattttcaatTGCTTCAGCAAAGCCTGAGAGCCGTTCAAATCCTGTTGAAGGCAGCAATTCCAATTCAGCCTTTGGCTTGCCTAGTCAGTCAGGAACTGCAGCCCGCAGTCCACAATCAGCCCCATTCACATGTAGTTCTAATTCTAGCAAGACTGAGAAGACCATGGATCTGCATAAAACATGCCCTGCTGATGCCTCAAAGGCCCCAGTCCATCAACTTCCTGAACCTAAAATTGACCTGGTCTCATACCCTGGCACTCAAGAACAATATCCGAGTCCAACTCCAAAGCTTGAGAGGAAGGAGTCTTCCATGAACAAGTCAGGGTCAACAACAGTAGAACCTGAAGATTCAGCTACAAAAGCATATGACCGCTCTTTGACAGCTTTTGTATCAGAAACATCTGGTCAACCTTCTAGTAAAATTGTTGACTTGCAGTTATTCAAGGAGACCTCATGTGTTGAAGAAAGAGATCTGAAACATGGAGGGGTTCCATTAGCTAAGAGAGATAACATAATTGTTAATCCTGTAACTGATGCTGAAGCAATAGCTGTGTCCAATGTTTTGGAATCTTTAACGGAACAAAACTGTGGAACATATAATATGCATGGAGCAACTCCTTCGGAGAATTTCGCACCAGTTTCAGTCGAGGAAGAACGGCCACAGTGCTCAAGCCCTATTGCGCTATCTCCTTGGGGCGAACAAAGTTACTATCAAGGTGAAGCTGTTGATTCTGCTCTATGGGGTGTCCAAGATGACCCAAGCAATGACATGTGGTCGTTGTCTTCACCAACACCTGCTCTCCAGCCTTCTTCGG GTCTTCGAGTTGATGGAAAAGATACTTCATGCATCATACAGGACATGATAGTAGCCCAAGGAAATAGCGCTGTTGTTGAAATGTCACCAACACCAGAGGAGAAAAAGACGGAAAAATGTAACTCGAGTGCTTCCACAGCTTCTGGAGTGCCAGAGCAG GTAAAACCAAAATCAAGTGCTGCATCGGGCTCATCTCTCAGGAGCACAAAAACTTCAGACGGGCAACCACCAGTTTCATTCCTGGACAGGAGCACAAAAGCTTCAGGAGGGCAGCCACTAGATTCATCTTTGGAGGGGTGCACAAAAGCTTCTGACGGGCAACCAGCAGTTTCATTCCTGGACAGGAGCACAAAAGTTTCAGGTGGGCAACCATCAGGCTCATTTCTGGAGGGGAGCACAAAAACTTCAGTGTGGCAACCATCAGGTTCGTCTCTAGAGGGGAGCACAAAAGGTTCAGGATGGGGTTCATCCCTAGAAGGGAGCACAAAAGGTTCGGGTTGGGGGTCAGCTCTAGAAGGAAGCACAAAAGCCTGTTGGCTACAGTCGAGTTCATCTCCGGAGGGAAGGAAAGCTTCAGGTTGGCTACAGTCGAGTTCATCTCCGGAGGGAAGGAAAGCTTCAGGTTGGCCGTCATCAGTTCGTGAGAGTTCAAAGGTGAATTCCACATCAAATGCCAGCCAAAACCGTAACTCTTCTAGTCACCAAACAACGGCACCATCAGCTAAAAACTATTCAGAAGCACCAAGGAGACATGGAAACACCAACCAAAGTTCTGGCTGGGGAGAGGCAGTAGGGAACAACAGGAGCTGGCACTCATCTTCTGGTAATGCTAGCCGGGGCAGCCAGTCGAGTCAGCACCATGATAGGTACTCTCATGGCAATGAATCACGGCGGGGTAGCTCGAATCATTCAAGGAGGCCTGACCATCGCCAAGATCATGGCAGCGGCGTGCAGTCGAGATCATTCTCAAGAGGACAGTCTCAACGGGGTATATGCAAGTATTATGAGAGTGGCAACTGCAGGAAGGGCTCATCTTGCTATTACATTCACCGCTGA
- the LOC100826677 gene encoding transmembrane and coiled-coil domain-containing protein 4 — MAASTTLSQTQRYAAGALLALALRQAQIHQHVLLGSHGLDDDPDGPDPGVISPRPDDPDGRELWTHESRALLLPVLRFLEIDPKAWPGVEKTAATSDPKHHIGAFLRKVFEDEDDGEKAAADRSDLELALAKAVDAMAMGLEHDAGIGASDLMKQQIKADEQDPAADDDGSPSRRSSSKDYRKMAVLYMLLSACVADVNMAEDGVGSPRIRKGYDARHRVALRLLATWLDVKWIKMEAIEIMVACSAMAAAKEEEESRECISPRSRWQNWKRGGIIGAAALTGGTLMAISGGLAAPAIAAGFSALAPTLHALVPIIGASGFAAMATAAGHTAGSVAVAASFGAAGAGLTGSKMAKRIGNVREFEFKTMGENHNQGRLAVCIMVSGFGFNEDDFLKPWEGWKTNLERYILQWETNHIVALSTAIQDFLASRVAMELMREGAMQTVLSGIISAFAWPATLVTAADFIDSKWSIAIDRSDKVGKMLAEVLLKGLQGSRPVTLIGFSLGARVVFKCLQELALSGNNEGIVERAVLIGAPVSVKDELWGPARKMVAGRLVNVYSTNDWILGVTFRASLLTQGLAGIQAIPVPGVENVDVSELVVGHSSYLGLLQQILDQLELNTYYPVFCPHTPRSK, encoded by the exons ATGGCGGCGTCGACGACGCTGAGCCAGACGCAGCGGTACGCGGCGGGGGCGCTCCTGGCGCTCGCGCTCCGACAGGCGCAGATCCACCAGCATGTCCTCCTCGGTtcccacggcctcgacgacgaccCCGACGGCCCGGACCCCGGCGTCATCTCCCCCCGACCCGACGACCCCGACGGCCGTGAACTCTGGACTCACGAATcccgcgccctcctcctccccgtcctcAG GTTCCTGGAGATCGACCCCAAGGCGTGGCCGGGCgtggagaagacggcggcgaccTCCGATCCCAAGCACCACATCGGAGCC TTCCTCCGGAAAGTcttcgaggacgaggacgacggcgagaAGGCCGCGGCTGACAGGTCCGACCTGGAGCTCGCGCTCGCCAAGGCCGTCGACGCCATGGCGATGGGGCTGGAGCACGACGCCGGAATCGGAGCCAGCGACCTCATGAAGCAGCAGATCAAGGCCGACGAGCAGGACCCCGCCGCGGACGACGACGGGTCGCCGTcacgccgctcctcctccaaggACTACCGGAAGATGGCGGTGCTGTACATGCTCCTCTCCGCCTGCGTGGCGGACGTGAACATGGCCGAGGACGGCGTGGGTTCCCCCCGCATCAGGAAGGGCTACGACGCACGCCACCGGGTCGCGCTCCGGCTGCTGGCGACGTGGCTTGACGTCAAGTGGATCAAGATG GAAGCTATCGAGATAATGGTTGCTTGCTCTGCTATGGCTGCAGcgaaagaggaggaggagtcgcGTGAATGCATCTCGCCGCGCAGCAGGTGGCAGAACTGGAAGCGTGGCGGGATCATCGGCGCCGCTGCCTTGACCGGAGGGACGCTCATGGCCATCTCTGGag GTCTGGCTGCTCCTGCGATCGCTGCAGGGTTTAGTGCTTTGGCCCCAACACTGCACGCACTTGTCCCTATTATAGGAGCAAGTGGATTTGCTGCTATGGCAACTGCTGCTGGACACACCGCTGGCTCTGTGGCGGTTGCTGCATCATTTGGAG CTGCTGGAGCTGGGTTGACTGGGAGCAAAATGGCCAAAAGAATTGGAAATGTGAGAGAATTTGAGTTCAAAACTATGGGCGAGAACCATAACCAGGGT CGCCTAGCAGTTTGCATCATGGTTTCTGGATTTGGTTTTAATGAGGACGATTTCTTAAAGCCATGGGAAGGATGGAAAACTAACTTAGAGAG GTATATTCTTCAGTGGGAGACTAACCATATTGTTGCCTTGAGTACAGCAATACAGGATTTTCTGGCATCAA GAGTTGCAATGGAGTTGATGAGGGAAGGTGCAATGCAGACTGTGTTAAGTGGTATAATCTCAGCATTTGCATGGCCTGCTACCCTGGTAACTGCTGCAGATTTTATAGACAGTAAATGGTCCATTGCTATTGACAG GTCAGATAAGGTTGGGAAAATGCTTGCCGAAGTGTTGCTCAAGGGACTGCAAGGAAGCAG GCCGGTCACTCTCATCGGTTTCTCTCTTGGGGCACGTGTCGTGTTCAAATGCTTGCAGGAATTAGCTCTATCGGGCAATAATG AGGGGATTGTCGAGAGGGCTGTACTGATAGGTGCGCCGGTCTCAGTTAAAGATGAGCTGTGGGGGCCTGCCCGGAAG ATGGTTGCTGGAAGGCTCGTGAACGTGTACTCCACCAATGACTGGATCCTCGGTGTCACTTTCCGTGCAAG CCTGCTCACGCAAGGTTTGGCTGGCATCCAGGCGATCCCAGTCCCCGGAGTGGAGAAT GTTGATGTAAGCGAGCTAGTCGTCGGGCACTCTTCATACCTGGGACTTCTCCAGCAGATTCTGGACCAGCTTGAGCTGAACACCTACTACCCAGTGTTCTGCCCCCACACGCCCAGGTCGAAATAA
- the LOC100826154 gene encoding uncharacterized protein LOC100826154 produces the protein MDSVTRWQVGPKSSSISYLLFGASSSTLFLQLRLASLSLVIPSQVRRILVGIPASTMTGVAVAVTLLRLPLARLSSHLRPLPSPPVPPPRLRLSVAHRLISSLLGPGHGLAVAVVSEAVAEVDEEEFEATEEPQLEAAPPSFVLPRLPRPKLDVKERKELASYAHGLGKKLKSQQVGKGGVTPSLVSAFSDNLESNELLKLKIHGNCPGELPDVILQLEESTGSIAVDQIGRSVILYRPSSSKMKKREEVARKREEFARNSTRFLKSEGGFEEHPRNSTSRRFVKSGSTFRTQQKRRSIASKGSSYSRGN, from the exons ATGGATTCTGTTACACGCTGGCAGGTAGGGCCCAAGTCATCGTCAATTTCTTATCTCCTTTTCGGCGCTTCCAGTTCCACTCTGTTTCTGCAGTTGCGGCTGGCTTCGCTATCGCTTGTTATCCCCTCCCAAGTCCGTCGCATCCTCGTCGGCATTCCGGCAAGCACCATGACGggcgtggcggtggcggttACCCTCCTCCGCCTTCCTCTCGCCCGCCTGTCCTCCCATCTCCGTCCCCTCCCTTCCCCTCCCGTCCCGCCCCCTCGCCTCCGTCTCTCCGTCGCCCACCGCCTCATCTCCTCGCTCCTCGGCCCCGGCCACGGCCTCGCCGTAGCAGTCGTGTCCGAAGCGGTGGCCGAggtggatgaagaagagttcGAAGCGACGGAAGAGCCGCagctggaggcggcgcccCCGTCCTTCGTGCTCCCGCGGCTGCCGCGACCTAAGCTGGACGTGAAGGAGCGGAAGGAGCTGGCCTCGTACGCGCACGGCCTCGGCAAGAAGCTCAAGTCGCAGCAGGTTGGTAAGGGCGGCGTCACTCCCTCTCTCGTATCCGCCTTCAGCGACAACCTCGAGTCCAACGAGCTCCTGAAG CTAAAGATTCACGGGAACTGCCCTGGGGAACTACCTGATGTGATATTACAACTTGAGGAGTCAACTGGATCCATTGCTGTTGACCAAATCGGCCGCTCGGTTATTCTATATAGGCCAAGCTCCAGCAAGATGAAAAAGAGGGAAGAAGTTGCTAGAAAGAGGGAAGAATTTGCTAGAAATAGCACGAGATTTCTCAAATCTGAAGGTGGATTCGAAGAACATCCCAGAAACAGCACAAGCAGGAGATTTGTGAAATCTGGATCAACATTTAGGACTCAACAGAAGAGAAGATCAATTGCATCCAAGGGGTCGTCATACAGCCGAGGAAATTAA